The proteins below come from a single Xyrauchen texanus isolate HMW12.3.18 chromosome 3, RBS_HiC_50CHRs, whole genome shotgun sequence genomic window:
- the LOC127626471 gene encoding ectoderm-neural cortex protein 1-like, which yields MKMSVCVHENRKSRASMGSMNFYLFHKSSYADNVLMHLNALRQQRLFTDVLLHAGNRSFPCHRAVLAACSRYFEAMFSGGLRESQDGEVDFRDSIHPEVLELLLDYAYSSRVIINEENAESLLEAGDMLEFQDIRDACAEFLEKNLHPSNCLGMLLLSDAHQCTQLFQLSWSMCLCNFPAICKTEEFLQLPKDMLVQLLAHEELETEDERLVYESALNWVNYDLERRHCDLPELLRTVRLALLPAIFLMENVSTEELIIAQAKSKELVDEAIRCKLRILQNDGVVNSPCARPRKTSHALFLLGGTTFMCDKLYLVDQKAKEIIPKADIPSPRKEFSACAIGCKVYVTGGRGSENGVSKDVWVYDTLHEEWSKAAPMLIARFGHGSAELRHSLYVVGGHTAATGCLPASPSVSLKQVEQFDPVSNKWSMVAPLREGVSNAAVVSVKLKLFAFGGTSVAHDKLPKVQCYDPSENRWTVPASCPQPWRYTAAAVLGNQIFVMGGDTEFSACSAYKFSSDSYQWTKVGDVTAKRMSCQAVASGNKLYVVGGYFGTQRCKTLDCYDPTLDAWNSITTVPYSLIPTAFVSTWKHLPA from the exons ATGAAAATGTCCGTTTGTGTCCACGAGAACCGCAAGTCTCGTGCTAGCATGGGCTCTATGAACTTCTACCTGTTCCACAAGTCCTCATATGCTGACAATgtgctaatgcacctgaatgctCTTCGTCAGCAGAGGCTCTTCACTGATGTTCTGCTTCATGCAGGAAACCGCTCTTTTCCATGCCATAGGGCGGTGCTGGCCGCCTGCAGCCGCTACTTTGAGGCCATGTTCAGCGGAGGGCTGAGAGAGAGTCAGGATGGTGAAGTGGACTTCAGGGACTCAATTCATCCTGAG gttttggagctCCTCCTGGACTATGCATACTCTTCAAGAGTAATAATAAACGAGGAGAATGCAGAGTCTCTGCTTGAGGCAGGTGACATGCTGGAGTTTCAGGACATCAGAGATGCCTGTGCTGAGTTTCTCGAGAAGAACCTCCACCCATCCAACTGCCTGGGTATGCTGCTGCTCTCTGATGCCCACCAGTGCACCCAGCTGTTTCAGCTGTCGTGGAGCATGTGCCTCTGCAATTTTCCTGCTATCTGCAAGACTGAAGAGTTTCTACAGCTGCCCAAGGACATGCTGGTCCAACTGCTGGCACATGAGGAACTTGAAACAGAGGACGAGCGTCTGGTCTATGAGTCGGCACTCAACTGGGTGAACTATGATCTTGAGAGGAGGCATTGTGACCTTCCAGAGCTGCTGCGTACTGTTCGTCTGGCTCTCCTGCCTGCCATCTTTCTCATGGAGAACGTTTCCACAGAGGAGCTAATCATTGCACAAGCCAAAAGCAAGGAGCTAGTCGATGAGGCCATCCGCTGCAAATTGCGCATCTTGCAAAATGATGGTGTCGTCAACAGTCCTTGTGCGCGGCCTCGAAAGACCAGTCATGCCCTTTTCCTGCTTGGTGGCACCACATTTATGTGTGACAAGCTCTACCTGGTGGACCAGAAGGCCAAAGAGATCATTCCAAAGGCAGACATCCCCAGCCCACGCAAGGAGTTCAGTGCCTGCGCAATTGGCTGCAAAGTGTATGTGACAGGGGGCCGGGGCTCTGAGAACGGTGTGTCTAAGGATGTTTGGGTTTATGATACATTACATGAAGAATGGTCCAAAGCAGCTCCAATGCTGATAGCACGTTTCGGTCATGGATCAGCAGAGTTACGCCACTCCTTGTATGTTGTAGGAGGTCACACAGCTGCCACTGGCTGTCTGCCTGCTTCACCATCTGTGTCCTTAAAGCAGGTAGAGCAATTTGACCCAGTTTCTAACAAGTGGAGCATGGTAGCACCACTACGAGAGGGAGTAAGCAATGCAGCTGTTGTCAGTGTAAAGCTCAAGTTGTTTGCCTTTGGAGGGACAAGTGTGGCCCATGACAAGCTACCCAAAGTTCAGTGCTATGATCCTTCTGAAAATCGATGGACAGTCCCAGCTTCCTGTCCACAACCATGGCGCTACACTGCAGCTGCTGTTCTCGGAAACCAGATCTTTGTAATGGGGGGTGACACCGAATTCTCCGCTTGCTCCGCATACAAATTCAGCAGTGACTCTTATCAGTGGACCAAGGTGGGAGATGTTACAGCGAAACGAATGAGTTGCCAGGCGGTGGCCTCTGGAAATAAACTTTATGTAGTCGGTGGCTACTTTGGTACACAGCGCTGTAAAACACTTGACTGCTATGACCCCACATTGGATGCCTGGAACAGCATAACTACCGTACCTTATTCCTTAATCCCCACTGCTTTTGTCAGCACCTGGAAACACCTCCCAGCCTAA
- the LOC127626481 gene encoding beta-hexosaminidase subunit beta-like, giving the protein MRCLLKFAPLFLAVAVCHGWLFEDFGGQPNELDEISLWPLPQKFQSSADSFKLSPSSFQIVHAKGSTADPSCSLLQSAFRRYFEYMFGDEKKQEKSRKKAFASDLVELQVQITSADPECNGYPSVETDESYELTVYQPSALLKAPNVWGALRGLETFSQLVYEDDYGVSNINKTVISDFPRFVHRGVLLDSSRHYLPLKVILANLEAMAMNKFNVFHWHIVDDQSFPYISRTFPELSQKGAYHPYTHVYTPSDVKMVIEFARMRGIRVIPEFDTPGHTQSWGNGQKDLLTPCYSGSTPSGTFGPVNPILNSTYEFMAQFFKEISSVFPDAYIHLGGDEVNFSCWKSNPDILMFMEQQGFGTDYSKLESFYIQRLLDIVTATKKGYMVWQEVFDNGVKLKGDTVVEVWMSNNMVEELQNVTGAGFTTILSAPWYLDYISYGQDWQRYYKVEPLNFKGSDAQKKLVIGGEACLWGEYVDATNLTPRLWPRASAVAERLWSDESVTDLGNAYNRLAQHRCRMVKRGIAAEPLFTGHCRHEYKGW; this is encoded by the exons ATGCGCTGTCTGCTCAAATTTGCTCCGCTGTTTTTAGCGGTCGCCGTTTGCCATGGGTGGCTGTTCGAGGACTTTGGTGGACAACCGAATGAGCTGGATGAAATATCTCTCTGGCCGCTGCCGCAGAAATTCCAGTCGTCCGCAGATTCTTTCAAACTCAGCCCTTCCAGCTTTCAGATCGTCCACGCTAAAGGGTCCACCGCTGACCCGAGCTGCAGTCTCCTCCAGAGTGCATTTCGCag GTATTTTGAGTACATGTTTGGCGACGAAAAGAAGCAAGAGAAGAGCCGCAAGAAAGCTTTCGCTTCAGATTTGGTTGAGCTTCAGGTGCAGATCACGTCAGCTGATCCAGAGTGCAACGGCTACCCGAGTGTAGAGACCGACGAGTCAT ATGAGCTGACAGTATATCAACCCTCTGCTTTACTGAAAGCTCCGAATGTATGGGGAGCTTTGCGAG GACTGGAAACATTCAGTCAGCTGGTCTATGAGGATGACTATGGAGTC AGCAACATCAATAAGACTGTTATCTCGGATTTTCCCCGGTTTGTTCATCGAGGGGTCCTCCTGGACTCATCTCGCCACTACCTGCCACTCAAAGTCATCTTGGCCAATTTG GAAGCTATGGCGATGAACAAGTTTAATGTATTCCACTGGCACATTGTGGATGATCAATCTTTTCCTTATATCAGCCGTACCTTCCCTGAGTTAAGTCAGAAG GGAGCCTATCACCCATATACACATGTGTACACCCCATCTGATGTGAAGATGGTCATTGAGTTTGCTCGCATGAGGGGGATCCGGGTCATCCCTGAGTTTGACACCCCAGGACACACACAGTCTTGGGGCAACG GCCAGAAGGATCTGCTAACTCCCTGTTATTCTGGCTCTACTCCATCTGGAACATTCGGGCCAGTGAACCCCATCTTGAACTCCACTTATGAGTTCATGGCCCAGTTCTTCAAAGAGATCAGCAGCGTCTTCCCTGATGCCTACATTCACCTGGGGGGAGATGAGGTCAACTTCAGTTGCTG GAAGTCCAATCCTGATATTCTTATGTTTATGGAGCAGCAGGGCTTTGGCACAGACTACAGCAAACTGGAGTCCTTCTACATTCAGAG GTTACTTGACATTGTGACTGCTACCAAGAAAGGTTACATGGTGTGGCAAGAAGTCTTTGATAACGGGGTGAAG CTGAAGGGTGACACTGTTGTGGAGGTGTGGATGTCAAACAATATGGTGGAGGAGCTACAGAATGTGACTGGGGCAGGATTTACAACCATTTTGTCCGCCCCTTGGTACCTGGACTACATTAGCTATGGACAGGACTGGCAGCGCTACTACAAAGTTGAGCCACTCAATTTTAAGG GCTCAGATGCACAGAAGAAGCTGGTGATTGGTGGAGAGGCTTGTCTCTGGGGAGAGTATGTGGACGCTACCAACCTCACTCCCCGACTCTG GCCCAGAGCCAGTGCTGTTGCTGAGAGGTTATGGAGTGATGAGAGTGTGACAGACCTCGGGAATGCCTACAATCGCCTGGCTCAGCATCGCTGCCGCATGGTCAA GAGAGGAATTGCTGCAGAACCTCTATTTACTGGCCACTGTCGTCATGAGTACAAGGGCTGGTGA